In Stomoxys calcitrans chromosome 2, idStoCalc2.1, whole genome shotgun sequence, the following proteins share a genomic window:
- the LOC131995383 gene encoding vasotab, whose product MKLLPIFLALAIFAISFVHSAPAGDSECEFNCDLQDYKPVCGTDDSGDTKTFNNMCIIKTENCLRKTSYQKTGDGDCP is encoded by the exons ATGAAGCTGCTTCCAATATTTCTAGCCC tgGCCATTTTCGCTATCTCCTTCGTCCACTCAGCGCCTGCCGGGGACTCGGAGTGTGAGTTTAACTGTGATTTGCAGGACTATAAGCCCGTTTGTGGCACAGATGACAGTGGAGATACCAAAACATTCAACAACATGTGCATTATAAAGACAGAGAATTGCCTGCGCAAGACCT catatcAGAAAACTGGCGATGGGGACTGTCCTTAG